In Arthrobacter sp. PAMC25284, a single genomic region encodes these proteins:
- a CDS encoding c-type cytochrome — MKALSQKRRHPLAAIALLLLGLLVTGGLYAVTTTVNQAKADTTSFSASDVEEGGKLFAANCATCHGMGASGSTAGPSLVGVGAAAVDFQVGTGRMPMQMNGPQAMQKPAQFNEEQTRQLAAYVATLGPGPSIPEAGLLDEQGDSAKGGELFRTNCAMCHNAAAAGGALTRGKFAPGLAGVSGTHIYEAMVTGPQNMPVFSDANITPEGKRDIITFLKQIEANGSPGGADLGALGPVSEGLFVWIAGLGVIIAFTIWLTSRTS; from the coding sequence GTGAAGGCACTCTCGCAAAAGCGACGTCACCCACTGGCAGCCATTGCATTGCTGTTGCTGGGCCTCTTGGTCACTGGTGGGCTGTACGCCGTCACCACCACCGTCAATCAGGCCAAGGCCGACACCACAAGCTTCAGTGCAAGCGACGTAGAGGAGGGCGGCAAGTTGTTTGCCGCCAACTGCGCCACCTGCCACGGCATGGGTGCAAGCGGATCAACGGCCGGGCCTTCGCTGGTCGGCGTTGGTGCAGCCGCCGTTGACTTCCAGGTCGGTACCGGTCGTATGCCCATGCAGATGAACGGCCCGCAGGCCATGCAGAAGCCTGCCCAGTTCAACGAAGAACAGACCCGGCAGCTCGCAGCCTACGTTGCCACCCTCGGCCCCGGCCCGTCCATCCCGGAAGCGGGCCTCCTTGACGAACAAGGTGATTCGGCCAAGGGCGGCGAACTTTTCCGCACCAACTGCGCCATGTGCCACAACGCTGCCGCCGCGGGAGGCGCACTGACCCGGGGCAAGTTTGCACCGGGCCTGGCCGGCGTATCAGGAACGCACATCTACGAGGCCATGGTGACAGGGCCGCAGAACATGCCCGTCTTCAGCGATGCGAACATCACCCCCGAGGGCAAACGCGACATCATCACGTTCCTGAAGCAGATTGAAGCCAACGGTTCTCCCGGCGGAGCCGATCTTGGTGCCTTGGGTCCGGTCTCCGAAGGTCTCTTCGTATGGATTGCCGGTCTGGGCGTCATTATCGCGTTCACGATCTGGCTGACGTCCCGGACGTCCTAA
- a CDS encoding ubiquinol-cytochrome c reductase iron-sulfur subunit codes for MGNHSDGSPSHSGTVARAGQNEVEKFQDPGIPPHRLRLADTDPKAAKRAERQVALLFGSSVVGTLLFLVAYFAIDLGADGTIADIRLQNMLLGLGTAFAMLGIGTGIVHWAKALMPDHEVSEERHAIRTEEDRLAAVRIVDDIVEETGIKRRPLIRNTLLGAVALAPLPALAIFGDLGPRPDDKLAHTMWAPENGKLKRLTRDPDGTPIKAADVTIGSAFHVIPEGLNELQEGKLNEKAKAVVLLMRLNPEKLNPSAGREDWGYNGIVAYSKICTHVGCPVALYEQQTHHLLCPCHQSTFDLTQECKVIFGPASRPLPQLPIAVDAEGYLVATSDFHEPVGPSYWERAVHERNVNS; via the coding sequence ATGGGCAACCATAGTGACGGCAGTCCGAGCCACTCGGGCACCGTAGCTAGGGCTGGTCAGAATGAGGTGGAGAAGTTCCAGGATCCTGGAATTCCCCCGCATCGTTTGCGCCTGGCTGACACGGACCCGAAGGCCGCCAAGCGAGCAGAACGGCAGGTGGCCCTCCTCTTCGGGAGCTCTGTTGTTGGCACCCTGTTATTCCTGGTGGCGTACTTCGCCATCGACCTGGGCGCGGACGGCACAATCGCCGATATCCGCCTGCAGAATATGCTGCTGGGCCTTGGCACTGCATTTGCGATGCTCGGCATCGGTACCGGAATCGTGCACTGGGCCAAAGCCCTGATGCCGGACCACGAAGTTTCAGAAGAACGCCATGCCATCCGCACCGAGGAGGACCGGCTGGCTGCGGTCCGTATCGTCGACGACATCGTGGAAGAGACCGGCATCAAACGCCGGCCACTCATCCGCAACACTCTGCTGGGCGCCGTCGCACTCGCTCCCCTGCCGGCACTGGCCATCTTCGGTGACCTCGGCCCCCGTCCTGACGACAAGCTCGCGCACACCATGTGGGCACCGGAGAACGGCAAGCTCAAGCGGCTGACCCGCGACCCCGATGGCACCCCCATCAAGGCAGCGGACGTTACGATCGGCTCTGCATTCCACGTCATCCCCGAGGGGCTGAACGAACTGCAAGAGGGCAAGCTCAACGAGAAGGCCAAAGCCGTTGTCCTGCTCATGCGCCTGAACCCGGAAAAGCTCAACCCCTCCGCCGGGCGCGAGGACTGGGGCTACAACGGCATCGTCGCCTATTCCAAGATCTGCACCCACGTCGGTTGCCCTGTTGCCCTGTACGAGCAGCAGACACACCACCTGCTGTGCCCGTGCCACCAATCGACCTTTGACCTGACCCAGGAATGCAAGGTCATCTTCGGCCCGGCCAGCCGGCCACTCCCGCAGCTTCCGATCGCGGTCGATGCCGAGGGCTATCTCGTCGCCACAAGCGACTTCCACGAACCTGTTGGACCGAGTTACTGGGAGCGTGCTGTACATGAGCGCAACGTCAACAGCTGA
- a CDS encoding Lrp/AsnC family transcriptional regulator — MVTAFVLIKTDASRIPETAEEISEIPGISEVYSVTGEWDLIAIARVAKHEDLADAIADKLSKVRGVVHTTTQIAFRAYSQHDLDAAFALGFDQ; from the coding sequence GTGGTTACCGCTTTCGTCCTGATCAAGACAGACGCTTCCCGGATTCCGGAGACGGCGGAGGAAATCTCCGAAATTCCGGGCATCAGCGAGGTGTACTCCGTCACTGGAGAATGGGACCTCATCGCGATTGCACGGGTTGCCAAGCACGAGGACCTGGCCGACGCCATCGCGGACAAACTCTCGAAAGTCCGCGGGGTTGTGCACACCACCACGCAAATCGCTTTCCGGGCTTATTCGCAGCACGACCTCGACGCGGCCTTCGCGCTCGGCTTCGACCAGTAG
- a CDS encoding isochorismatase family protein, with the protein MTTLSGRPNTALVVVDVQTGVVERAHQRGAVVANIGTLVARARQEGVPIVWVQHSDEELARGSDAWEYVPELRRQEQEALVHKSFGDSFEGTALEDVLAAAGVGRLVVTGAQTDACIRSTIHGAFARGYDVTLVSDAHTTEDQSAWGAPPPDQVIAHTNLYWRYQTAPGRTAGVTETKDVAFSG; encoded by the coding sequence ATGACAACCTTGTCAGGCCGGCCCAATACTGCCCTGGTGGTGGTCGACGTCCAGACAGGCGTCGTGGAACGAGCCCACCAACGCGGCGCGGTGGTCGCCAACATCGGCACCCTCGTTGCCCGGGCCCGTCAAGAGGGGGTGCCGATCGTCTGGGTCCAGCACTCCGATGAAGAGCTCGCGCGGGGGAGTGATGCCTGGGAGTACGTCCCCGAGCTGAGGAGGCAAGAGCAGGAAGCCCTGGTCCACAAGAGCTTCGGCGACTCGTTCGAAGGCACCGCGTTGGAGGACGTGCTGGCCGCGGCCGGCGTCGGGCGTCTTGTTGTGACGGGAGCGCAGACGGATGCCTGCATCCGGTCCACGATCCACGGCGCCTTTGCCCGCGGCTACGACGTGACCCTGGTCAGTGATGCACACACTACGGAGGACCAGAGCGCGTGGGGGGCTCCGCCGCCGGACCAGGTCATCGCGCACACCAACCTCTATTGGCGCTACCAGACCGCGCCCGGCCGGACCGCCGGCGTCACGGAAACCAAGGACGTGGCGTTCAGCGGCTGA
- a CDS encoding DUF3054 domain-containing protein, producing MPSPTDPALSTTGKPAARNTAFAGVSDALMILLFAGIGRDAHARGDIITGIFATAWPFLAGAAVSWLAVRVWRNSFSLWPAGVAVWLGTVAIGMLLRAAAGQTVVLPFVIVALLSLGFLLLGWRLAAAGRTRFRARRRRV from the coding sequence ATGCCTTCGCCCACTGACCCGGCCCTGTCCACGACCGGAAAACCGGCAGCGCGGAACACCGCGTTTGCCGGAGTCTCTGACGCCCTCATGATCCTGCTGTTCGCCGGCATCGGCAGGGACGCGCATGCGCGCGGCGACATCATCACCGGTATCTTCGCGACAGCGTGGCCGTTCCTGGCAGGGGCCGCCGTGTCCTGGCTCGCCGTTCGGGTGTGGCGCAACTCCTTCTCCCTCTGGCCGGCCGGCGTCGCCGTGTGGCTTGGCACGGTGGCCATCGGAATGCTCCTGCGCGCCGCAGCGGGGCAGACGGTTGTCCTGCCGTTCGTGATCGTTGCGCTGCTCAGCCTCGGATTCCTCCTGCTCGGATGGCGGCTTGCAGCGGCCGGCCGTACCCGGTTCCGGGCACGGCGTCGGCGGGTCTGA
- the trpD gene encoding anthranilate phosphoribosyltransferase — protein sequence MTSPASAQTAGNTWPRLINALINGTDLSAGDTEWAMNSIMSGEASPVQVGGFLVALRSKGETVDELVGLVDAMLAHANPIDVAGEKLDIVGTGGDQQNTVNISTMAALIAAGAGARVVKHGNRASSSASGSADVLEVLGVRLDLPIPRVALNAEEAGITFCFAQAFHPSMRHAAVARRELGVPTAFNFLGPMTNPAHVQASAVGVANERMAPLVAGVLARRGGRGLVFRGHDGLDELTTTGPSKVWEIRNGHVTESMFDPRMLGIRKATLEDLRGGDAAANAAVVRAVLAGAPGPAADAALLNAAAGLVAFDLDAVGPFEERMAAAFKRAEESVSSGAAAEVLDRWVSLSRD from the coding sequence GTGACTTCTCCGGCATCTGCACAGACGGCAGGCAACACCTGGCCCCGGCTCATCAACGCCCTTATCAACGGCACGGACCTTTCCGCGGGCGATACAGAGTGGGCCATGAACTCCATCATGTCCGGCGAGGCCAGCCCGGTGCAGGTGGGTGGCTTCCTTGTGGCACTGCGGTCCAAGGGGGAGACCGTGGATGAACTGGTGGGTCTGGTTGACGCGATGCTCGCTCACGCCAACCCAATCGACGTTGCCGGTGAAAAGCTTGACATCGTCGGCACGGGCGGTGACCAGCAGAACACGGTCAATATCTCGACCATGGCCGCACTGATCGCCGCCGGTGCAGGCGCCAGGGTCGTCAAGCACGGAAACCGGGCCTCTTCTTCGGCTTCTGGTTCTGCCGACGTCCTTGAAGTCCTCGGTGTTCGGTTGGACCTGCCCATCCCCCGCGTGGCTCTCAACGCGGAGGAGGCCGGAATTACGTTCTGCTTCGCGCAGGCGTTCCACCCTTCGATGCGTCACGCCGCCGTCGCCCGTCGTGAGCTGGGCGTGCCGACAGCATTCAACTTTCTCGGTCCGATGACCAATCCTGCGCACGTCCAGGCGTCCGCGGTGGGGGTTGCCAACGAGAGGATGGCTCCGCTGGTGGCGGGCGTGCTGGCCCGGCGCGGGGGCCGCGGCCTCGTCTTCCGCGGCCATGACGGCCTCGACGAACTCACAACAACCGGTCCGTCCAAAGTCTGGGAAATCCGGAACGGCCATGTCACTGAGTCGATGTTCGACCCACGGATGCTCGGCATCCGCAAAGCGACCCTCGAGGACCTGCGGGGCGGCGACGCCGCAGCGAATGCCGCCGTCGTCCGTGCTGTCCTGGCCGGCGCTCCGGGGCCGGCGGCCGACGCCGCGCTGTTGAATGCGGCGGCGGGACTGGTGGCCTTTGATCTCGACGCTGTGGGTCCCTTCGAGGAGCGGATGGCAGCGGCCTTCAAGCGGGCGGAAGAGTCTGTGTCCTCCGGTGCGGCGGCAGAAGTGCTGGACAGATGGGTTTCGCTGTCCCGCGACTAG
- a CDS encoding heme-copper oxidase subunit III has product MWLSSELMFFAGLFAMYFTLRSTSGQMWAEETAKLNFPFALVNTIILVASSFTCQMGVFAAERLQPRRSGGRLSFTRWGMNGWFILTFIMGAIFVAGQTTEYAMLVSEHVSLSSNAYGSAFYMTTGFHGLHVIGGLIAFLLIIGRSFAAKKFGHFEATSAIVTSYYWHFVDVVWIGLFLVIYVLK; this is encoded by the coding sequence GTGTGGCTGTCCAGTGAGTTGATGTTCTTCGCCGGTCTCTTCGCCATGTACTTCACACTCCGTTCGACCTCCGGACAGATGTGGGCCGAAGAGACAGCCAAGCTCAACTTCCCGTTCGCGCTCGTAAACACCATCATCCTCGTGGCCAGTTCCTTTACTTGCCAAATGGGCGTCTTCGCCGCTGAGCGGCTTCAGCCGCGACGGAGCGGAGGCCGACTCAGCTTCACCCGCTGGGGCATGAACGGATGGTTCATCCTGACGTTCATCATGGGGGCGATCTTCGTCGCCGGCCAGACCACCGAGTACGCCATGCTCGTTTCCGAGCACGTTTCGCTCTCGAGCAACGCCTACGGCTCCGCTTTCTACATGACCACCGGCTTCCACGGCCTGCACGTCATCGGCGGACTGATCGCCTTCCTGCTGATCATCGGACGCTCCTTCGCTGCGAAGAAATTCGGCCACTTCGAGGCAACGTCGGCGATTGTCACCTCGTACTACTGGCACTTCGTGGACGTTGTGTGGATCGGCCTCTTCCTGGTCATCTACGTCCTCAAATAA
- a CDS encoding cytochrome bc complex cytochrome b subunit, whose protein sequence is MSATSTAETPAFVAATKGGRITDFVDQRVGGSGMLREFGRKVFPDHWSFMFGEVALYSFVILLMSGTFLTFFFDPSMAETHYDGSYTPLQNVEMSVAYSTSLDISFDIRGGLFMRQVHHWSALLFVASVSVHMLRVFFTGAFRKPRELNWVVGGVLLILSMAAGFTGYSLPDDLLSGNGLRIIDGVVKSIPVVGTWISFYLFGGEFPGTMIIGRLYMLHILLVPALILLMIVMHLFMVVVHKHTQYPGPGRNDGNVVGYPLGPVYAAKAGGFFFIVFGVIALMAAFFTINPIWNYGPYDPSPVSAGTQPDWYIGWVDGALRLMPGTFGNWHVEQVWFDHVFAFNVLLPALVPAGLVFTVLFTYPWIERWITKDNREHHVLDRPRNAPTRTAIGMAGFTFYCVMWAAASSDLIATHFSVSLNDVTYWLRALFFVGPVIAFVVTKRIALALQRKDREIALHGRETGRIVRLPHGEFIEVHAPLDEYKRYKLVGFESPAPLPAEPNENGVVDSKEKRRALLSRWFFEDRVAPATPAELEAAHGHGHAAVESSESQKTLSH, encoded by the coding sequence ATGAGCGCAACGTCAACAGCTGAAACCCCCGCCTTCGTCGCCGCGACTAAGGGCGGGCGCATTACGGACTTCGTGGACCAGCGCGTCGGCGGGTCCGGGATGCTGCGTGAATTCGGCCGGAAGGTCTTCCCGGACCACTGGTCCTTTATGTTCGGTGAAGTGGCGCTGTATTCCTTCGTCATCCTGCTGATGTCCGGCACCTTCCTGACGTTCTTCTTCGATCCGTCGATGGCGGAGACGCACTACGATGGCTCTTATACGCCGCTGCAGAACGTCGAAATGTCAGTCGCGTACAGCACTTCCCTGGATATCTCCTTTGACATCCGTGGCGGTCTGTTTATGCGCCAGGTCCACCACTGGTCGGCGCTGCTGTTCGTCGCCTCCGTATCCGTGCACATGCTCCGCGTGTTCTTCACCGGAGCCTTCCGCAAACCGCGCGAACTTAACTGGGTAGTGGGCGGCGTCCTGCTCATCCTCTCGATGGCTGCCGGCTTCACCGGCTACTCCCTCCCCGATGACCTGCTCTCCGGAAACGGCCTGCGCATCATCGACGGCGTCGTTAAGTCCATCCCTGTCGTTGGCACCTGGATCTCGTTCTACCTCTTCGGCGGAGAGTTCCCCGGCACCATGATTATCGGCCGCCTGTACATGCTCCACATCCTGTTGGTCCCGGCGCTGATTCTGCTCATGATCGTGATGCACCTCTTCATGGTGGTCGTCCACAAGCACACCCAGTACCCCGGCCCGGGACGCAACGACGGAAACGTCGTCGGCTATCCGCTGGGACCGGTCTACGCAGCCAAGGCCGGCGGCTTCTTCTTCATCGTCTTCGGCGTCATCGCCCTCATGGCAGCGTTCTTCACGATCAACCCGATCTGGAATTACGGCCCCTACGACCCCTCCCCCGTCTCGGCAGGCACCCAGCCTGACTGGTACATCGGCTGGGTGGACGGCGCCCTGCGCCTCATGCCGGGCACCTTTGGAAACTGGCATGTCGAGCAGGTGTGGTTCGATCACGTCTTCGCTTTCAACGTCCTGCTTCCGGCGCTGGTTCCGGCCGGCCTGGTCTTCACTGTCCTGTTCACCTACCCGTGGATCGAACGCTGGATCACCAAGGACAACCGCGAACACCACGTGTTGGACCGCCCGCGGAACGCCCCGACCCGTACCGCCATCGGCATGGCAGGCTTCACGTTCTACTGCGTGATGTGGGCCGCGGCTAGCTCCGACCTCATCGCCACACACTTCAGTGTTTCGCTGAACGACGTGACGTACTGGCTCCGGGCCCTGTTCTTCGTCGGACCGGTCATCGCTTTCGTGGTCACGAAACGCATTGCCCTGGCCCTCCAGCGCAAGGACCGCGAGATCGCCCTGCACGGCCGCGAAACCGGACGAATCGTGCGCCTGCCGCACGGCGAGTTCATCGAGGTCCACGCCCCGCTGGATGAGTACAAGCGCTACAAGCTGGTCGGGTTTGAATCCCCGGCTCCGCTCCCCGCGGAACCGAATGAAAACGGCGTCGTGGACAGCAAGGAAAAGCGCCGCGCGCTGCTCTCGCGCTGGTTCTTTGAGGACCGGGTCGCCCCGGCAACCCCGGCTGAGCTCGAGGCCGCACATGGCCACGGACACGCCGCTGTCGAATCTTCAGAGTCGCAGAAGACGCTCAGCCACTAG